In one window of uncultured Fusobacterium sp. DNA:
- the purH gene encoding bifunctional phosphoribosylaminoimidazolecarboxamide formyltransferase/IMP cyclohydrolase, which yields MKRALISVFDKNGILEFAQFLIKYNVEIISTGGTYRYLKENGVPVIEVAEVTKAPEMLDGRVKTLHPAIHGGILAIRDNKKHMETIKERGIETIDMVVVNLYPFFKKVNEDLTFEEKVEFIDIGGPTMLRSAAKSFKDVVVISDTADYETVMREMETGEVTFETRKRLAGKVFNLTSAYDAAISSFLLGDEMPHYLNASYEKVMDLRYGENPHQKAAYYVSTTESGAMKDFEQLNGKELSFNNIRDMDVAWKVACEFEEPACCGVKHSTPCGAALGKDIHEAYLKAYECDPVSIFGGIVALNKEVDKATAEELVKIFLEIVIAPSFTEEALEVLRTKKNLRVIKCHHKPMDKVNLVKVDGGILVQDEDLSFSTHYETVTEKAPTEEEMSDLDFGMKIVKHVKSNAIVVIKDKMAIGIGNGETNRIWPTEQAIERAGERIEGAVLASDAFFPFRDVVDTCAKHGIKAIIQPGGSIRDKESIEACNEHGIAMIFSGMRHFKH from the coding sequence ATGAAAAGAGCATTAATATCAGTTTTTGATAAAAATGGAATATTAGAATTTGCACAATTTTTAATAAAATATAATGTTGAAATTATTTCTACTGGAGGAACATATAGATATTTAAAAGAAAATGGAGTTCCTGTAATAGAAGTAGCTGAAGTAACAAAAGCTCCAGAGATGTTAGATGGAAGAGTAAAAACTTTACATCCTGCAATTCATGGAGGGATTTTAGCTATAAGAGATAATAAAAAACATATGGAAACTATTAAAGAAAGAGGAATAGAAACTATTGATATGGTAGTTGTAAATCTATATCCATTCTTTAAGAAAGTAAATGAAGATTTAACTTTTGAAGAAAAAGTTGAATTTATAGATATTGGTGGACCTACAATGTTAAGGTCTGCAGCTAAATCTTTCAAAGATGTTGTAGTGATTAGTGATACAGCTGATTATGAAACTGTTATGAGAGAGATGGAAACTGGAGAGGTAACATTCGAAACAAGAAAAAGACTTGCTGGAAAAGTTTTTAACTTAACATCAGCTTATGATGCTGCTATATCTAGTTTCTTATTAGGAGATGAGATGCCTCACTACTTAAATGCTTCTTATGAGAAAGTTATGGATTTAAGATATGGAGAGAATCCACATCAAAAAGCAGCTTATTATGTGTCTACTACTGAAAGTGGAGCAATGAAAGATTTTGAACAATTAAATGGAAAAGAGTTATCATTTAATAATATAAGAGATATGGATGTAGCTTGGAAAGTAGCTTGTGAATTCGAGGAGCCAGCTTGTTGTGGAGTTAAACACTCTACTCCATGTGGAGCAGCATTAGGAAAAGATATTCATGAAGCTTATCTAAAAGCTTATGAGTGCGATCCTGTATCTATATTTGGAGGAATAGTAGCCCTAAATAAAGAGGTAGACAAAGCAACTGCTGAAGAGTTAGTAAAAATATTCTTAGAAATAGTTATTGCTCCAAGTTTTACAGAAGAAGCTTTAGAAGTATTAAGAACTAAGAAAAATTTAAGAGTTATAAAATGTCACCATAAACCTATGGATAAAGTAAACCTTGTAAAAGTAGATGGAGGAATCTTAGTACAAGATGAAGATTTAAGTTTTTCTACTCATTATGAAACTGTTACAGAAAAAGCTCCAACTGAAGAAGAGATGAGTGATCTTGACTTTGGAATGAAAATAGTAAAACATGTAAAATCTAATGCAATAGTTGTAATTAAAGATAAAATGGCTATTGGAATTGGAAATGGAGAAACAAATAGAATTTGGCCTACTGAACAAGCAATAGAAAGAGCTGGAGAGAGAATAGAGGGAGCTGTACTTGCTTCTGATGCTTTCTTCCCATTTAGAGATGTAGTTGATACTTGTGCAAAACATGGAATAAAAGCTATAATTCAACCTGGAGGTTCTATTAGAGATAAAGAGTCAATAGAAGCTTGTAATGAACATGGAATAGCAATGATATTCAGTGGAATGAGACATTTCAAACACTAA
- the purN gene encoding phosphoribosylglycinamide formyltransferase, protein MFKIAVLVSGGGSNLQSIIDKSQNGELNCKVEVVIGDRKCYGVERAISAGIEGYTLDRKVLKKELCKEIDKIVTAKNIDLIVLAGFLSIIDEEFVNKWKGRIINIHPSLLPKFGGPGMYGIKVHEAVLKAGEKESGCTVHYVDTGVDSGEIIAQKRVKVMEGDTPEDLQKRVLVQEHILLPESIAKIISERE, encoded by the coding sequence ATGTTTAAAATAGCGGTATTAGTTTCAGGAGGAGGAAGTAATCTTCAATCTATAATAGATAAGTCTCAAAATGGGGAACTAAATTGTAAAGTTGAAGTTGTCATAGGAGACAGAAAATGTTATGGAGTTGAAAGAGCTATTTCTGCTGGAATAGAAGGATATACTTTAGATAGAAAAGTTTTAAAAAAAGAGTTATGTAAAGAGATAGATAAGATAGTAACTGCTAAAAATATTGATCTGATTGTTTTAGCTGGGTTCTTATCTATCATAGATGAAGAGTTTGTAAATAAATGGAAGGGGAGAATAATTAATATTCACCCTTCTCTTCTCCCAAAATTTGGTGGTCCAGGAATGTATGGAATAAAGGTACATGAAGCTGTATTAAAAGCTGGAGAGAAAGAGAGCGGTTGTACAGTACACTATGTAGATACAGGGGTGGACAGTGGAGAGATTATAGCTCAAAAAAGAGTAAAAGTTATGGAAGGAGATACGCCAGAAGATTTACAAAAAAGAGTTTTAGTTCAAGAACATATACTTTTACCAGAATCTATTGCAAAAATTATATCTGAAAGAGAATAA
- the purM gene encoding phosphoribosylformylglycinamidine cyclo-ligase — MAISYKEAGVDKEEGYRAVELMKKAVAKTMNSNVLNGLGSFGAMYELGKYENPVLVSGTDGVGTKLEIALTTKKYNTVGIDAVAMCVNDVLCHGAKPIFFLDYLACGKLDAEVAAELVSGVAEGCYQAGAALIGGETAEMPGFYKVGDYDIAGFCVGAVEKSKIVNGSTTTEGDILIAIPSSGVHSNGFSLVRKVITDYNKEYNGKPISETLLTPTKIYVKPVLAVLEKYNVKGMAHITGGGLPENLPRTISEGHQPVVIKEKLRVPEIFRYIQKEGDIPEDEMYGTFNMGVGFVLVVDPKDKDGVIEELAKHGEEAFEIGYVQKGEKGLCLK; from the coding sequence ATGGCAATTTCATATAAAGAGGCTGGAGTAGATAAAGAGGAAGGATACAGAGCAGTAGAGCTTATGAAAAAAGCTGTTGCTAAAACTATGAATAGCAACGTATTAAATGGTTTAGGAAGTTTTGGAGCTATGTATGAGTTAGGAAAATATGAAAATCCTGTATTAGTTTCTGGAACTGATGGAGTAGGAACAAAATTAGAGATAGCTCTTACTACAAAAAAATATAACACAGTTGGAATAGATGCTGTTGCTATGTGTGTAAATGATGTGCTTTGCCATGGAGCAAAACCAATATTCTTTTTAGATTACTTAGCTTGTGGAAAATTAGATGCTGAGGTAGCAGCTGAATTAGTTTCAGGAGTAGCCGAAGGGTGTTATCAAGCGGGAGCAGCACTTATTGGTGGAGAAACAGCAGAAATGCCAGGATTCTACAAAGTAGGGGATTATGATATAGCTGGATTCTGTGTAGGAGCAGTAGAAAAATCAAAAATAGTAAATGGAAGTACAACTACTGAAGGAGATATTTTAATAGCTATACCATCTTCTGGAGTACATAGTAATGGATTTTCTTTAGTAAGAAAAGTAATAACTGATTATAATAAAGAGTACAATGGAAAACCAATTAGTGAAACTCTTCTTACACCTACAAAAATTTATGTAAAACCTGTATTAGCAGTTTTAGAGAAATATAATGTTAAGGGAATGGCTCATATAACTGGAGGAGGGTTACCAGAAAACTTACCTAGAACAATAAGTGAAGGACATCAACCAGTAGTAATAAAAGAAAAACTAAGAGTTCCTGAGATATTTAGATATATTCAAAAAGAGGGAGATATTCCTGAAGATGAAATGTATGGAACATTTAATATGGGTGTAGGATTTGTATTGGTAGTAGACCCTAAAGATAAAGATGGAGTAATAGAAGAGCTTGCAAAACATGGAGAGGAAGCTTTTGAAATAGGATATGTTCAAAAGGGAGAAAAGGGACTATGTTTAAAATAG
- the purF gene encoding amidophosphoribosyltransferase, producing MNCTEILMAKDKMEEECGVFGIYSKNIAEVAQITYYGLYALQHRGQESSGISVSNFGEIVTYKGMGLTADVFTHDILKNLVGNAAIGHVRYSTTGASKLENAQPLESRYKLGQIAVAHNGNLTNAKIIRELLEDAGSTFNTTIDSEVIIKMIARKANGNVEEAIRSAVGAIKGAYALVILAGNKLVGVRDPYGIRPLCLGTNANGDYILASESCAIDAVGGTFVRDIHAGEMVIIDEDGVKSIKYSENNKKAPCSFEHIYFARPDSVIDGLNVYESRVEAGRLLARQMKVDADVVIGVPDSGIPAAIGYAEESGIPYAVGLIKNKYIGRTFIKPTQALREQAVMVKLNPLKVNLEGKRVVIIDDSLVRGTTSKILIEIVRRAGAKEVHFRSASPAVKHSCYFGIDTAHREELIAARLSVEEIRKEINADTLDYLSMENMLKSLKGCDYCVGCFNGEYPVDTPTEE from the coding sequence ATGAACTGTACAGAGATTCTAATGGCTAAAGACAAAATGGAAGAAGAGTGTGGAGTATTTGGAATATATTCTAAAAATATAGCAGAAGTAGCTCAGATAACTTATTATGGATTATATGCTCTTCAACATAGAGGTCAAGAGAGTTCAGGAATATCAGTTTCTAATTTTGGAGAGATAGTTACATATAAAGGAATGGGACTTACAGCTGATGTTTTTACTCATGATATACTTAAAAATCTTGTAGGAAATGCAGCAATAGGACATGTTAGATATTCAACAACAGGGGCGAGCAAATTAGAAAATGCTCAACCCCTTGAAAGTAGATATAAATTAGGTCAAATAGCAGTAGCTCACAATGGAAATCTTACAAACGCAAAGATTATAAGAGAGCTGTTAGAAGATGCTGGTTCAACTTTTAATACCACAATAGACTCTGAAGTAATTATAAAAATGATAGCTAGAAAAGCTAATGGAAATGTAGAAGAAGCTATTAGAAGTGCAGTAGGTGCAATAAAAGGGGCATATGCTTTAGTAATTTTAGCAGGAAATAAATTAGTTGGAGTAAGAGATCCATATGGAATAAGACCTCTATGCTTAGGAACTAATGCAAATGGAGACTATATTTTAGCTTCTGAATCATGTGCTATTGATGCAGTAGGAGGAACTTTTGTAAGAGATATCCATGCTGGAGAGATGGTAATCATAGATGAAGATGGAGTAAAATCTATAAAATATTCTGAAAATAATAAAAAAGCACCATGTTCTTTTGAACACATTTATTTTGCTAGACCTGATAGTGTAATAGATGGATTGAATGTTTATGAGTCAAGAGTAGAAGCAGGAAGATTACTTGCTAGACAGATGAAAGTAGATGCTGATGTTGTAATTGGAGTTCCTGATTCAGGAATTCCAGCAGCTATTGGTTATGCAGAAGAGAGTGGAATACCATATGCAGTTGGACTTATAAAAAATAAATATATTGGAAGAACATTTATAAAACCTACTCAAGCTTTAAGAGAACAAGCTGTAATGGTAAAATTAAATCCATTAAAAGTAAATCTTGAAGGAAAAAGAGTAGTAATAATAGATGATTCTTTAGTAAGAGGAACTACAAGTAAAATTTTAATAGAGATTGTTAGAAGAGCTGGAGCTAAGGAAGTTCACTTCCGTTCAGCTTCACCAGCAGTAAAACATTCTTGTTATTTTGGTATAGATACAGCTCATAGAGAAGAACTTATTGCTGCTAGATTATCAGTTGAAGAGATTAGAAAAGAGATTAATGCAGATACATTAGATTATTTATCAATGGAAAATATGTTAAAATCATTAAAAGGTTGTGACTACTGTGTAGGTTGCTTTAATGGAGAATATCCAGTAGATACACCAACAGAAGAATAA
- the purC gene encoding phosphoribosylaminoimidazolesuccinocarboxamide synthase: protein MSVEKKDFIYEGKAKQVYTTTDENLVIIHYKDDATAGNGAKKGTIVNKGIMNNKITAMLFKMLEKNGIKTHLVDVLNDRDQLCQRVKIFPLEVIVRNVIAGSMAARVGIPEGTKPTNTIFEICYKNDAYGDPLINDHHAVALGLCTYEELAEIYRITGQINNLLKDAFDKIGITLVDFKIEFGKNAAGEILLADEITPDTCRLWDKETGKKLDKDRFRRDLGGIEEAYIEVLKRLGA, encoded by the coding sequence ATGTCAGTAGAAAAAAAAGATTTTATTTATGAAGGAAAAGCTAAACAAGTATATACAACAACAGATGAGAACTTAGTAATAATTCACTATAAAGATGATGCAACAGCTGGAAATGGAGCTAAAAAAGGAACAATAGTTAATAAAGGAATAATGAATAATAAAATAACAGCTATGTTATTTAAAATGTTAGAAAAAAATGGAATAAAAACTCACTTAGTAGATGTATTAAATGATAGAGATCAATTATGTCAAAGAGTAAAAATATTCCCATTAGAAGTAATAGTAAGAAACGTAATAGCAGGATCAATGGCTGCTAGAGTAGGAATACCAGAAGGAACAAAACCAACTAACACTATATTTGAAATCTGTTATAAAAATGATGCTTATGGAGATCCATTAATCAATGACCACCATGCTGTTGCTTTAGGACTTTGTACTTATGAAGAGTTAGCAGAAATCTATAGAATAACTGGACAAATCAATAATTTATTAAAAGATGCTTTTGATAAAATTGGAATTACTTTAGTAGACTTTAAAATAGAGTTTGGTAAAAATGCTGCAGGAGAAATATTATTAGCTGATGAAATAACTCCAGATACTTGTAGATTATGGGATAAAGAAACTGGTAAAAAATTAGATAAAGATAGATTTAGAAGAGACCTTGGAGGAATAGAAGAAGCTTATATAGAAGTATTAAAGAGATTGGGGGCTTAA
- the purE gene encoding 5-(carboxyamino)imidazole ribonucleotide mutase has protein sequence MKVAIIFGSKSDTDKMRGAANCLKEFGIEYSAHILSAHRVPEKLEETLEKLETEGYEVIIAGAGLAAHLPGVIASKTTLPVIGVPIEAAFNGMDALLSIVQMPKSIPVATVGLNNSYNAGMLAVEMLSLKSPELKERLRQFRKDMKAKFIADNESGVEL, from the coding sequence ATGAAAGTAGCTATTATTTTTGGAAGTAAATCAGATACTGATAAAATGAGAGGAGCAGCTAATTGCTTAAAAGAATTTGGAATAGAGTATTCAGCTCATATTTTATCAGCTCACAGAGTTCCAGAAAAATTAGAAGAAACATTAGAAAAATTAGAAACTGAAGGTTATGAAGTAATAATAGCAGGTGCAGGACTTGCAGCACATCTACCAGGAGTTATAGCTTCAAAAACTACACTACCAGTAATAGGAGTACCTATTGAAGCAGCTTTTAATGGAATGGATGCTTTACTATCAATAGTTCAAATGCCTAAATCAATTCCAGTAGCAACAGTTGGACTTAATAACTCTTACAATGCTGGGATGTTAGCTGTAGAAATGCTTTCATTAAAATCTCCAGAATTAAAAGAGAGATTGAGACAATTTAGAAAAGATATGAAAGCTAAATTTATAGCTGATAATGAGTCAGGAGTAGAACTTTAA
- a CDS encoding phosphoribosylformylglycinamidine synthase — protein MNYRIFVEKKAGFDLEAKRLENELKESLQLKELKKVRLLNCYDIFGIEKSELEEAKKLIFSEVVTDNVSEELDVKGYKNFAVEFLPGQFDQRADSAMQCLNLISDKNQNVTVTSGKVIILEGNISDEELEKVKKYYINPVEMREKSLDKLEIEKGELANEVIVFDKFISYTAEELENFRKELGLAMTFADIAFVQDYFKNTEKRNPTETEIKVLDTYWSDHCRHTTFETKIKNIVFPKSSFGETLQKAFENYLGARKFVHQERLEKKYISLMDMATICGKEMRKTGKLDDLEVSDEINACSVYIDVDVDGKIEKWLLMFKNETHNHPTEIEPFGGASTCLGGAIRDPLSGRSYVYQAIRVTGSGNPLEKLEDTLKGKLPQKKITTGAAAGYSAYGNQIGLTTGHVAEIYHEGYKAKRMEVGAVVGAVPADWVRRENASKGDIVVLLGGKTGRDGCGGATGSSKEHTNDSLRLCGAEVQKGNAPEERKIQRLFRNPEVTRLVKKCNDFGAGGVSVAIGELAPGLDINLDVVPTKYLGLSGTELAISESQERMAVVIEAKDRDKFIELANKENLQATVVAVVTDTNRLVLNWKGKKIVDISRDFLDTNGVTQETDVEVEDINLDKNPLLVSNYEGEDLKTKWYNMLSSLNVASQKGLMEIFDSTIGGTTVLMPFGGKYQMTPTDVSVQKIPLLKGETDTASAITWGYNPVLSSWSQFHGGAYAVVESLAKIVAAGGDYKRIRLSFQEYFQKLGQNSKNWGKPFSALLGTIEAQRGFGIPAIGGKDSMSGTFNDIHVPPTLISFAVAPVKASVVISPEFKKAGNKIYLVRHHMLDNYMPNIEELKDNFEFIHENIVNGKIISASTLKTGGIAEAISKMTFGNRIGARIKDLGEELFKLGYGTFVVESNVELEGKNVELLGETIDTYKVIVGDTEIDMSEGEKVWLDKLFPVFPHKTIEKVENYIWTPYEAKEIIVCKNKVAKPRVLVPAFPGTNCEYDSARVFEKAGAESNILVFRNLTQEYINDSIEKMVKEINNSQILMFPGGFSAGDEPDGSGKFIATVLTNPKVAEAIHKFLERDGLILGICNGFQALIKSGLLPYGEIGKVTENSPTLTFNKIGRHVSQMVKTKVTSNKSPWLAGIETGSEFEIAVSHGEGRFFASDEVIKKLFENGQVATQYVNLEGQPTNEFRYNPNGSSYAIEGITSPDGRVFGKMGHTERYGKNIFKNIIGNKEQKIFENGVKYFK, from the coding sequence ATGAATTACCGTATTTTTGTTGAAAAAAAAGCAGGATTTGATTTAGAAGCTAAAAGACTTGAAAATGAATTAAAAGAGAGTCTTCAATTAAAAGAACTTAAAAAAGTAAGATTATTAAATTGTTATGATATTTTTGGAATTGAAAAGTCAGAGTTGGAAGAAGCTAAAAAATTAATCTTCTCTGAAGTAGTAACTGACAATGTATCAGAAGAGTTAGATGTAAAAGGATATAAAAATTTTGCCGTAGAATTTTTACCTGGTCAATTTGATCAAAGAGCAGATTCTGCTATGCAATGTTTAAATTTAATTTCAGATAAAAATCAAAATGTTACTGTAACAAGTGGAAAAGTAATAATATTAGAAGGAAATATTAGTGATGAGGAGCTTGAAAAAGTAAAAAAATACTATATCAACCCTGTAGAAATGAGAGAAAAATCTTTAGATAAACTTGAAATAGAAAAGGGAGAATTAGCAAATGAGGTCATAGTTTTTGATAAGTTTATCTCTTATACAGCTGAAGAGTTAGAAAATTTCAGAAAAGAACTTGGACTTGCTATGACATTTGCTGATATAGCTTTTGTACAAGATTACTTTAAAAATACGGAGAAAAGAAACCCTACTGAAACAGAGATAAAAGTTTTAGATACATATTGGTCAGATCACTGTAGACACACTACTTTTGAAACTAAAATAAAAAATATTGTTTTTCCAAAATCATCTTTTGGTGAAACATTACAAAAAGCTTTTGAAAACTATTTAGGAGCAAGAAAATTTGTGCATCAAGAAAGATTAGAAAAAAAATATATCTCTTTGATGGATATGGCTACTATCTGTGGAAAAGAGATGAGAAAAACTGGTAAATTAGATGATTTAGAAGTATCTGACGAGATAAATGCTTGTTCAGTATATATAGATGTAGATGTAGATGGAAAAATAGAAAAATGGCTACTTATGTTTAAAAACGAAACTCACAATCACCCTACTGAGATAGAACCATTTGGAGGAGCTTCTACTTGTTTAGGAGGAGCAATAAGAGACCCATTATCTGGAAGATCATATGTATATCAAGCTATTAGAGTTACTGGTTCTGGAAATCCATTGGAAAAATTAGAGGATACATTAAAAGGAAAACTTCCACAAAAGAAAATAACAACAGGAGCGGCTGCTGGATATTCAGCATATGGAAACCAAATTGGTCTTACAACTGGACATGTTGCTGAGATTTATCATGAAGGGTATAAGGCTAAAAGAATGGAAGTGGGAGCAGTAGTAGGAGCTGTTCCAGCTGATTGGGTAAGAAGAGAAAATGCTTCTAAAGGAGATATAGTAGTATTACTTGGAGGAAAAACAGGAAGAGATGGTTGTGGAGGAGCAACAGGATCTTCTAAAGAGCATACAAATGATTCATTAAGACTTTGTGGAGCAGAAGTTCAAAAAGGAAATGCTCCAGAAGAAAGAAAAATTCAAAGATTATTTAGAAATCCAGAGGTTACAAGACTTGTTAAAAAATGTAATGACTTTGGAGCTGGAGGAGTTTCAGTTGCAATAGGAGAGTTAGCTCCAGGATTAGATATCAATTTAGATGTAGTTCCTACTAAATATTTAGGACTTAGTGGAACAGAACTAGCTATTTCAGAATCACAAGAGAGAATGGCTGTTGTAATTGAAGCTAAAGATAGAGATAAATTTATAGAATTAGCTAATAAAGAGAATTTACAAGCGACTGTTGTAGCAGTAGTAACTGATACTAATAGACTTGTATTAAATTGGAAAGGAAAGAAAATAGTTGATATTTCAAGAGATTTCTTAGATACAAATGGAGTAACTCAAGAAACAGATGTAGAAGTAGAAGATATCAATTTAGATAAAAATCCACTTTTAGTTTCTAATTATGAAGGAGAAGATTTAAAAACTAAATGGTACAACATGCTTTCATCTTTAAATGTAGCTTCTCAAAAGGGACTTATGGAGATATTTGACTCAACTATTGGTGGAACTACTGTACTTATGCCATTTGGAGGAAAATATCAGATGACTCCAACAGATGTAAGTGTACAAAAAATACCTTTATTAAAAGGGGAAACAGATACAGCTTCAGCAATAACTTGGGGATACAATCCAGTTCTTTCATCTTGGTCACAATTCCATGGAGGAGCTTATGCAGTTGTTGAATCATTAGCTAAAATAGTAGCTGCAGGTGGAGATTATAAGAGAATAAGATTATCTTTCCAAGAGTATTTCCAAAAATTAGGACAAAATTCTAAAAACTGGGGAAAACCTTTCTCAGCTCTATTAGGAACAATAGAAGCTCAAAGAGGATTTGGAATCCCAGCTATTGGTGGAAAGGACTCTATGAGTGGTACATTTAATGATATTCATGTTCCACCTACATTAATATCTTTTGCAGTAGCCCCTGTAAAAGCAAGTGTAGTTATATCTCCAGAATTTAAAAAAGCAGGAAATAAAATATATCTAGTAAGACATCATATGTTAGATAACTATATGCCTAATATAGAAGAGTTAAAAGATAACTTTGAATTTATACATGAAAATATAGTAAATGGAAAAATTATTTCAGCTTCTACTTTAAAAACAGGTGGAATAGCAGAAGCAATTAGTAAAATGACTTTTGGAAATAGAATAGGAGCTAGAATAAAAGATTTAGGAGAAGAGTTATTTAAATTAGGATATGGTACATTTGTAGTTGAATCTAATGTTGAACTTGAAGGTAAAAATGTAGAGTTACTAGGAGAAACTATTGATACTTATAAAGTTATAGTTGGAGATACAGAAATTGATATGAGTGAAGGAGAAAAAGTTTGGTTAGATAAATTATTCCCAGTATTCCCTCATAAAACAATAGAAAAAGTAGAAAACTATATTTGGACTCCATATGAAGCCAAAGAGATTATAGTTTGTAAAAATAAAGTAGCTAAGCCAAGAGTTTTAGTTCCAGCTTTTCCAGGAACAAACTGTGAATATGATTCAGCTAGAGTATTTGAAAAAGCTGGGGCAGAATCAAATATATTAGTATTTAGAAATTTAACTCAAGAATATATTAATGATTCTATTGAAAAGATGGTAAAAGAGATTAATAACTCTCAAATATTAATGTTCCCAGGAGGATTTAGTGCAGGGGATGAACCAGATGGTTCTGGAAAATTCATAGCTACTGTTCTTACTAACCCTAAGGTAGCTGAAGCAATTCATAAGTTCTTAGAGAGAGATGGACTTATTTTAGGAATTTGTAATGGATTCCAAGCACTTATTAAATCTGGATTATTACCATATGGAGAAATAGGAAAAGTAACTGAAAATTCACCAACACTTACATTTAACAAAATAGGTAGACACGTATCTCAAATGGTAAAAACTAAAGTAACTTCAAATAAATCACCATGGCTTGCAGGAATTGAAACAGGATCAGAGTTTGAAATAGCTGTATCACATGGAGAGGGAAGATTCTTTGCTAGTGATGAGGTAATTAAAAAATTATTTGAAAATGGACAAGTTGCAACTCAATATGTAAACTTAGAAGGACAACCTACAAATGAGTTTAGATATAATCCTAATGGTTCTAGTTATGCAATAGAAGGAATCACTTCACCAGATGGAAGAGTATTTGGTAAGATGGGACATACTGAAAGATATGGTAAGAATATCTTTAAAAATATAATAGGAAATAAAGAACAAAAAATATTTGAAAATGGTGTTAAATACTTTAAATAG